The Culex quinquefasciatus strain JHB chromosome 2, VPISU_Cqui_1.0_pri_paternal, whole genome shotgun sequence genome contains the following window.
taaatatctcgaaaaggcgcaagccaaattttaagcactaggttgcatatgaaagaggagatccagcactacaataTCTGAAAAAATCTTAGGGGTATTTTTCTTTTGGGTttgcatgtaaaattatcatttaaacccaaattatgaccaaaaatcgatttgttgacaatttgactcaattctgagggcagattcagatttagcaggcaaaattacatggaaaaacatatacttggaaatttttcgaatttcgttagggtagtcccatatggttttcccttgaaaattagacttttttcaaatgaagatatttcgagtttaaagaaaaacacccctgagattttttcagtatttatagtgctggatctcttctttcaaatgtaaCCTGGTGCTGAAactttggcttgcgccttttcgagatatttaagttttaaatttgcatctttttcaccttgaaattgctgtaacttttgacccttaagtccaaattagcatgtcaaataagaaaaatgtttgttttttagagttctaaaagtgcccccaacatcacttttctctaaaacttagcCCTGAATTggcacgttcaaaaaactgatttttgaaggtttgctcagatgctttctataaatttggtcgtagaaggcgtagattacgagataaaattttggtgtcttcgacaaagttgcataaATTGGCAAGCCTAACAACTTTTTAcaagacgaaaaaattcccaaaaatattcctgaatagttagatttttaaaattaccctaaccgtgaaccaccctaattttcaactaaatcaaaagttgcccctttccatttgcaacaactcttctcaagacaccaaaactccaaaacttcaccatttttagaaaaaaacaattttccacttaattttgcgttctGCAGTGGTCCAGagcattgttcctaacatcataatctatcaatTAAGAAGAGAGCACTtaaaattcctcgacatgacctcaaaatgggacaggctaatggacagttgccaaaattgtatgctcatttgtatgggtgaaccaatgacacaaattgGCTTATTTGGTGATTATAAAAATGCCCCCActaagtttgagtcaaataagaaaaaatacaaaaaaataaaaataaacctgGTGAAAAAATACTGAAGCGATGTTATTCTAcatcaggggtgcccaaagttCGCATGaacttgcgggccaaatgtggaatatcataaaaaaaattacgcttTCTTCATctataaaagaaaacaaaattccatcagctgaattttattttgcaaGTTTCAAGTATTTGTTGGCCTTTTTCGTCATtccataaataaattaattcaataacaaatatgtttatttttctaatttaaatagcttaagtgtaaattatgatattttttgagAAGGGAATGTTCAACAATTAATATGGAATCCATATTTTTGTGCCTTATTTAACCGCTTTCTTTTGTAATCAATTTTTTGTTGATAgcacacctaaaaaaatatcctTTCTTAACTCacaataaatttgtttatttttttcgctgTGATTTTTTAACAAGATATTTGTGTCgtacataaaataaaatcataaataacaacaaaaaaaacctaaccatgattttaccattttaatatcaaatactgttaaaataacagaaagtgttatgaaatcttcttgaaaaatcaatgtttgcataagggtttaataacagtttatgttattataacaaaatttgttattggtctgatattgattgaaagccaaaacaactttggaataacattttttgttatggaagaatacctccagcACAATAACGATGAtcgaattagttgttaaaataacaaagttgttcgaagaataactaaaaatgttattagtctgttataacaataacaatccaataacaaaaaaaaatcataacgacgaataacaaaacttgttataaataacaaagaatgttattggcctagtattttcaaatatcaaaaaatgttattcccaagttgtttccgtctgctcgggctgaCGAACTGACGTACCACTCCatacatatttttgagaaaattcagTCCGCAAATTCTGCAGCAAACACCAACTCCATCTACCTCCACGTTCGCTAAACTTGGGTCGCAtgctagatccggacaacgttgtCATCGATATTTCTGAGATCCGgcatttgaaaaatactaaaatctgtatggaaattcccccctttttctcgagtgTAAAAGTTTAAGTGTTAAACGTGAAATCGCGATTATTACAAGCAAACCTCTTAGGTTTGtacattatttgtttttgtaattgtctgctctacaccattgttaaaaaaaatgagtaacgAAAAATTGCTGAGGttttgtaacaatttttttccgagaaaaatacgtttttctcattttttgagTACGTTATCAAATCGGGCTGTAACCGAAATGAGTTTTTCAATGAGTTGTACACCTACAACTTAGTATCATttagtagatttttttaatcgctTCCCCCTTGAAGTCACCTGTTTCATTCACAACGTGCTTCCCCACAAATCGATCGTAAAGCAACTTTGATTTATGAACCTCTCTCTGTCTGTACCTTATTCCAGAGGAAAGTTCTCCTACCGTAAAATTCAGGAGAAGAACAGCACGGTCGGTGCCAACATCGTACGTCAGTGCGAGACCACTTACGACACGTACTACGTCGACATGCTGGAATGCGAGTGAGTATCATCTGGCTTGATGACGTTACCGCGGCGGTTACTAAGCCTCGGTTTTACGAGTCCCGTACTTAACGACGTCACTTTACGGTCTCTTCCAGCAACCAGATGCGAACTTATAAGCTGAGGTTCGGTCAGAACCGCTGGCATGTGATACGCGACGGCAACCGGGAGGACACCTTTGACGAACTGCCGGAAGCGCTGCTCAACCTGAACCCGGCCATCCAGAAGCTGTACCGACTCTCGCCGACCGAGCACGACAAGTCGCCAAACCTGCAGCTGTGTATGCCCCAGAACACGATGGCCTCGAAGCGGATGTTGCGGGACGCGCAGGAGATGCGCCAGGTGCGGCCCCAGATCGTGAACGCAGCGCAGGAGCTGATCATCAACCGGAGtgagtttttttggtttgtcgtGAAGGGAGAGGGTTTTGGGTTCTAACGTTgcgttttttgattttagatgCATTGAAGAGTGAGGGTGACGGCTTCTTCAATCGGACCAGGGCGGATCTGCTGATGCCAAACAATACCAAAATGGAAGTTACGCTGCGATTGCTCAAGGACGACAAGAAGAAGGACCATCTGGGTGACTTCCTTCAGCTGACCGACTTTTGGAACAGCGTTGATTCGCTGGACATCGTGAAGCTGTACGGAGTAACGCTGTACAAGCCGGTTGCGATGGTCATGGAGCTGTCGCGGGATGATCCACTGGATGAGTTCCTGCGGCGACATCCCAAGGTGACGTTTGGATCTCTGCTTGCCGTGGCTCATTCGTTGGCGCGAGCTCTGTACTATCTGCAGGAGAAGCAGCTCGTCCACGGTCGCATCCGGTGCTCGTCGATGCTGGTGACGCACTATAATCGCCGCGAAAACCGGCTGATCGCGAAGCTGGGCGATCCGGGCCTGTGTCAGCTGCAGCAGTACACGGACCAGGACCTGTTTTGGATCCCCGTGGAGTACCACGAACTTGGGCCGAGGGAAGTGCAATTGTTGAGGGGAGACCTGCGGGCGGACGTCTGGGCCTGCTCGACCACGCTGTGGGAGATCTTTAGCCGGGGCAGGCCGCTGCGGGTGCCGAACGCAAAGCAATATCTCGCGTCCGGCCACCGGTTGAAGGCGCCCAAGGAGacggaggaggtgagcgagatCTACTACTGCATGTACAACGGCTGGATGGCGGATCCGGACAAGCGGCTGTCGCCGCAGATGATCATCTCGAAGCTGGTGCAGGCGGGTCAAAAAGGAAACTATCACCAAATTGGCGCTACAACGAACGGTACAACGCACTCCGGTAACGGTTCCTTCTCTGCGCAAAGCATACTGTCGATTGAAACTGGTAAGTGTTGGCAGTTTGAACCTCTGAACCTCCCGTTGAACTTCTCTCTCGCGTTTCAGATTCCACCGTACTCCAGTCCCACACGGACATTTCCAGCTCGTCGTACACGAGCAACGGGAGCGATTGCGACGCGCGCAGCAACGGCTCGAGCGAGTGCAGCTCGCAGCCGCTCATTTCGAACAACGGTTCTAGTCACTACAGCGTCGGTTCGTCGAGCGGGTGGAACCGGCCCGGCCAGGTGGACCACTTTGCGCACGACTGTCTGGATTACATCGAGCTGTCGCACGGCCGCACGGTCACGTTCCAGGGCAAGATTGGCCAGGGTCACTACGGGAACGTATACCAGGGTGAGATCAGCAACGCCCTCGGGGATCCGATCAAGGTGGCGCTCAAGACCATCAACATTGGGAATGCGGTCGATTTGAACCGGGCGATGAAGGACTTTAAGCGGGAGGTCGAAATCATGAAGAAGCTCAACCACAGGAACATTGTGCGGTTGTTGGAGTTTGTTGACGAGCCGGATCGGATGGTCGTGGTGATGGAGTACATCGAGCACGGATCGCTGGAGCGGTACCTGCAGTACAAGCGGTACGATTTGACCAACCTGAACAAGCTGAACTTTGCCAAGGATATTGCTAGTGTAAGTACCTGATAAAATTGTCCTCCCACTTCACAAAACTCAAACAAATCCTTCACCTTCCAACAGGGCATGCACCACCTGTTCGAGAAGAAGATCATCCACCGGGATCTGGCCGCGCGCAACATTCTCGTCCAGGACGCAAACTGGGTAAAGATCTCGGACTTTGGGCTGGCCCAGGTGACCGACGGCAATCATTACTACTACGCGCAGAGTCCGCGCTCGCTGCCGGTCAAGTGGTACGCGCCGGAAACGCTTGCGAAGCAAAAGTACTCGACCAAGTCGGACGTGTGGTCGTACGGGGTGACGCTGTACGAGATGTTTACGTGCAATACGCCCTACTCGAACGTCGACATCCAGAACGGCGAGCAGCTGTACGATATGATCACGAAGCAGGGTGTAAAGTGAGTACATTTAATcgttttttaatcttcaaatttgcatgggatattaaaatgattatcgtgtgagcagcagcgccggaaagatggatttttggggcgttctttttgtgctgtattcgtgatcgtgttcatatcatgcatgcggtgaggggggtcattgtgctaatgaatattattgcgcggaaagatggatttttgtggcgttctttttgtgctgtattcgtgatcgtgttcatgtcgaattatgtgtaaggtgcgaagccgcgttttaggattcttgtgtctttgttgttttatttgtgtttccatctagagtattagttttaaaattattttcattttttacagcttcctggaattattttaaatcaaatgtttacatgtaaatttgtccactcactatatgatttatttgaatgttcatattattccttatcctattcctttcctgtaatataccatctcctcataccatatatgaacaaattgcttaaattaacgaaactttctaaaacagcatgggaaccatctggagcatttatattttaaatcactgtttttttacagcttcctggaatcatcttgattgtatttattatatttattatatttattttatttactatatttattatatttattatttatcattattacaagactatatgcttattagataatacactacagactcacatttacacttacaaacattcaaatcattaaatacattacgcactcaaccattttcatcggcccgatgaaattcccctaacccccattccaaacctcccaaaaatattccgttcacttttaaaagtcgcatgggttccctgcacttttgccactagtgaacaacaaaaacatcccctcccaaatccccacgggactgtatgggcgtagccttggagcacagtgtggaaatttacgttcttagatattcttggttgtaccgggcagcaatcaaattgtctaagaatattgaattgagcattgtggcaccccctacagcgtggtgcagacccgttatgctatgctatgctaaatttGCATGGGATATTAAAATGTATACCTTCGTGCTTGAtattccgccaactcacacagcagttgaccTGACTCCTTTTCGATTTCCAtgactttgctctaaggggtaattttggtccctggacacgattttttggtaaatttcaaatcatttatGTTCTTCAAGTGTTCAGAATAGAATTCTATTACTAGGGGTGTGGCtatccgagcagacggaaataacttgggaataacattttctgatatttgaaaataccaataacattttatattttttataacaggatttgttattcgtcgttatgattttttgttattggatcgtTATTGTTATCACAGACTAAaaacacttttagttattcttcgaacaaatctttgttattatttttgccttcctcaccttactgaggaaaggctataaaatcactcggaaaatgaacttcttaattcgaccttgtagacccaccttcacgtatacctatcgactgagaatcaaattctgagcaaatgtctgtgtgtgtgtgtagggatgtgggtctgtgcaccaaaaaatatacactcgattatctcagcactggcttaatcGATTTGGACCGTGTTGGTCTTATTCGatttgtcttggggtcccataagtccctattgaaaattatgaagtttagtaaagtacttcaaaagttatgctaaaaaaacgattttggcgtatgtccggaagattgtaaaaagggtgatttttgcaagaaaccctatcatgttatacattttcagaaaggtatttaaaagaccattccaagatctgacaaccctatcaaaagttattagcacctaagtgttatttatacactttttggaggccggatctcagatatttcagtaaaaatgatgtccgggtccatcatgcgacccaacgttagttagataatcaaaagacctttcaaatgaaatgcgaactatcgttggataggttttttttttatcagaccttgccgatgagccagaaaaattgaaggtctgcgaaccctatcaaaagaaattagtaataaagttgatttgttaaacatgttaagggaatgttgatatttttactgaatgtattgactttatgaatgagaggaaggcaccaaccacctaaaggtggattaagaggcagtatttgtaaatattgctcggtttgttattttaacaactctggagtttttttttaataggtcctataaacatatgaaagacaatagtttataggtccttttcaaaaaaaataatctagaacTAATCCTATCATCCTTATagcagttggagttattcttccataacaaaaaatgttattcccaagttgttttggcttacaaccaatatcagacgaataacattttttgttatgataagggtaattctctaccaactcacacgaaatcgggaaaagttgccccgacccctcttcgatttgcctgaaactttatcctaaggagtaatgttttgtccctgatcgcgagggacgttttttgatatctcgtgacggaggggcggta
Protein-coding sequences here:
- the LOC6033134 gene encoding tyrosine-protein kinase hopscotch; translation: MLSAVFVPSERSASSEPTAAEGTVRSTMSDDGANSTGSSSNKCQVYVYLRESFVDVPVTEDDTCEDICSDLCQQLGIGPLVQLLVGLRIHEERWFLPPSARPQAGKKYEFRVRFKIPKLSHLKALDRKLFNYYYYQLRHDLLQSKIPEIEYDEYKNKILGYVVNDMYRKMVEDGVSVADLKRTYEDYIPRKINKEHSLLFFNWARTKVFNSLNKISNREHDVDYVKTVYIDDIDNLAPGYLYEEYNGHIPYPEEDGHLKPGKCRVKIKFVPYAQPLSKPAKGGGGNGSKKGVPKDESEEQPGLKVFYSREWRHVANIDEIFTILVDNLTVNISIQDQSNLYSIDFGSQTELDSFVTCLAGYYRLMCKWTVYLCKPYLYSPSLNRLTDIKCHGPIGGKFSYRKIQEKNSTVGANIVRQCETTYDTYYVDMLECDNQMRTYKLRFGQNRWHVIRDGNREDTFDELPEALLNLNPAIQKLYRLSPTEHDKSPNLQLCMPQNTMASKRMLRDAQEMRQVRPQIVNAAQELIINRNALKSEGDGFFNRTRADLLMPNNTKMEVTLRLLKDDKKKDHLGDFLQLTDFWNSVDSLDIVKLYGVTLYKPVAMVMELSRDDPLDEFLRRHPKVTFGSLLAVAHSLARALYYLQEKQLVHGRIRCSSMLVTHYNRRENRLIAKLGDPGLCQLQQYTDQDLFWIPVEYHELGPREVQLLRGDLRADVWACSTTLWEIFSRGRPLRVPNAKQYLASGHRLKAPKETEEVSEIYYCMYNGWMADPDKRLSPQMIISKLVQAGQKGNYHQIGATTNGTTHSGNGSFSAQSILSIETDSTVLQSHTDISSSSYTSNGSDCDARSNGSSECSSQPLISNNGSSHYSVGSSSGWNRPGQVDHFAHDCLDYIELSHGRTVTFQGKIGQGHYGNVYQGEISNALGDPIKVALKTINIGNAVDLNRAMKDFKREVEIMKKLNHRNIVRLLEFVDEPDRMVVVMEYIEHGSLERYLQYKRYDLTNLNKLNFAKDIASGMHHLFEKKIIHRDLAARNILVQDANWVKISDFGLAQVTDGNHYYYAQSPRSLPVKWYAPETLAKQKYSTKSDVWSYGVTLYEMFTCNTPYSNVDIQNGEQLYDMITKQGVKLRLSEEDREIDESLMQPCFDLDPHLRPSFQELLGYIGNLIDQYGELLQPR